From a region of the Candidatus Poribacteria bacterium genome:
- a CDS encoding phytanoyl-CoA dioxygenase family protein, with translation MVQEQSNLWAKSYINDGYLLLPDLITPGECDDLKAEMLKIFRGDYPCEAIPPMPETAREMEVLDRIMCVGEPHVFSSLVRRYIEHPTICEILRVIVGAHIPFWEGGVKCMQSMMLGKVPGHTGNPWHQDEHPIPTRDRSLIGVWITLDDATIENGCLWVLPNSHRSGVIYDRFPHNKRHEFDSCHEAAGFDDTDEIPIEMSAGSVLFFNGYLLHRSKKNRSDTFRRILVSHYCSTASWLGWKGQRNYRGVVTVAGEDPYIDEGYVTPNVWARWE, from the coding sequence ATGGTACAAGAGCAGTCCAATCTTTGGGCAAAATCATACATCAATGATGGATATTTACTGCTTCCAGATCTCATTACGCCGGGAGAATGCGATGACCTGAAAGCAGAGATGCTGAAAATCTTTCGTGGAGATTACCCGTGTGAGGCGATCCCACCCATGCCGGAGACAGCCCGTGAAATGGAAGTTTTGGATAGAATTATGTGTGTCGGCGAACCCCATGTCTTTAGCTCATTGGTTCGGCGTTACATTGAACATCCAACAATTTGTGAAATCCTCCGAGTGATCGTCGGCGCACACATCCCGTTTTGGGAGGGGGGTGTGAAATGTATGCAGTCAATGATGTTAGGCAAGGTGCCGGGGCATACGGGGAATCCATGGCATCAGGACGAGCACCCGATTCCGACACGTGATCGATCGCTAATCGGTGTCTGGATTACATTAGATGATGCTACGATTGAAAACGGGTGTCTCTGGGTTCTGCCGAACAGCCATCGTTCGGGTGTAATTTATGACCGTTTCCCACACAACAAACGCCACGAATTCGACAGTTGTCATGAAGCCGCTGGCTTTGATGACACAGACGAAATCCCGATTGAGATGTCAGCCGGTAGCGTTCTCTTTTTCAACGGTTACCTCTTGCACCGCTCCAAAAAGAATCGAAGCGATACATTCCGGCGAATTCTGGTGAGTCACTACTGTTCAACGGCATCATGGTTAGGTTGGAAGGGGCAGCGGAATTATCGCGGTGTTGTTACTGTCGCAGGCGAAGATCCGTATATTGACGAAGGCTATGTCACACCGAACGTTTGGGCGCGCTGGGAATAG
- a CDS encoding T9SS type A sorting domain-containing protein, with protein MHWKPSTVSNRFSAGPLIAILMTAIFCSVVCVLPARSDQIPIAVSGEPRATLQVGANASEQEQFAATEIQFFIQQFTGATLDIRTNRQQTETQTVIVIGTPKSNPTIAGLQANVELTLAKELGDEGYRIKTVEVGREIVIVVTAHTERGVIYGAYAFIENCITALTGLQPVHSELPVAKAQALLVPFMNETSSPFYPVRAVLEIEDPDWLARHRINMSGGEGVWTGTGIEDGFGTAFKYVDTPAFEALQDEPIGQRRERITTLQDRFKALKQRGIDAYLFMYVTGEPTEALIQQRPDVLGPAVLYGASRNEVSYRPFCWSKPEFHTLARELTQAIVRTYPALAGFHLRSWGYETRGCDCPECGDRTEQGQAKLWQVYFTIISAAREIRPDFKFYISGYDSSWLKDAAGVYAQQLPKGTIFSRKWGADGEPVASAGVPIPQVRALGEIGHRFIVLSHEVEEVMPFWMLESDLFVQGVRQLANNPEVVGLGGFTVQGATQGLGYLDRLVSASLNWDINLDHYQLLRNELVARYGNPEAAAHILSALRVNGWNMASYFSDYAGSLTVGGTYGSGSAGLATRFWTLIGPRAVEDTLAIPELDIARLAVNRFTALLAPQQQAANEMRVASEIAEPFDVEATEDLRDAVRLMELWVLFFESRAKLVEAIALGYEPGTEETIRSKITSAIEFSKSIQPHIRGIEEFIPLFGYSHRTIEAELLSALNAEVAWLTSFDYKTLQKHDAGFSPEETPFRIWDVHNYPNPLKEETTFTYQLSLDADEVSVKIYTTSGRVVNILKGASGNEGYNEFMWDARDADGILLANGVYFFRIRAVVGDQTAQTFGRLAVLR; from the coding sequence GTGCATTGGAAACCATCAACAGTTAGCAATCGGTTTTCAGCGGGCCCACTGATAGCTATTCTAATGACGGCAATCTTCTGTAGTGTCGTGTGCGTCCTGCCAGCGAGGAGTGATCAAATTCCGATTGCAGTATCCGGTGAACCGAGGGCGACGCTTCAGGTGGGTGCGAACGCCTCGGAACAGGAGCAGTTCGCAGCTACTGAAATCCAATTCTTCATCCAGCAATTCACAGGTGCCACACTCGACATCCGGACCAATCGCCAACAAACGGAAACACAAACCGTGATTGTAATCGGCACTCCAAAGTCGAATCCAACGATCGCAGGATTACAGGCGAATGTAGAATTGACATTGGCAAAAGAACTCGGAGACGAAGGGTATCGTATCAAAACAGTAGAGGTCGGCAGAGAGATCGTCATTGTTGTGACGGCGCACACCGAGAGAGGTGTGATTTATGGTGCCTACGCTTTCATAGAAAACTGTATTACGGCGTTAACGGGTTTACAACCTGTCCATTCAGAGTTACCGGTTGCCAAGGCGCAAGCACTGCTCGTGCCGTTCATGAATGAAACCTCATCGCCATTTTATCCTGTGCGTGCTGTGTTGGAGATAGAGGATCCTGATTGGCTCGCACGCCACCGTATCAACATGAGTGGGGGCGAGGGGGTATGGACAGGCACGGGTATTGAAGATGGATTCGGAACGGCGTTTAAATACGTTGACACGCCTGCCTTTGAAGCCTTGCAGGATGAACCGATAGGACAACGGCGAGAACGCATTACAACACTACAAGATCGGTTTAAGGCACTCAAACAACGCGGGATTGATGCCTATCTTTTCATGTATGTAACGGGTGAACCGACAGAGGCATTGATTCAACAGCGTCCTGATGTCCTTGGACCGGCGGTGCTTTACGGTGCGTCTCGCAATGAAGTATCTTATCGACCCTTCTGTTGGTCTAAACCCGAGTTTCATACGCTCGCGCGGGAGCTGACACAGGCGATCGTGCGCACCTATCCTGCGCTTGCGGGTTTTCATCTACGTTCTTGGGGATATGAGACCCGCGGCTGTGATTGTCCTGAATGTGGTGATAGAACGGAACAGGGACAAGCAAAACTTTGGCAAGTCTACTTTACGATTATCAGTGCTGCACGGGAGATACGTCCAGACTTCAAATTTTATATTTCCGGGTATGACAGCAGTTGGCTCAAAGATGCCGCAGGCGTTTATGCACAGCAGTTACCGAAAGGCACTATTTTCTCGCGGAAATGGGGCGCTGATGGCGAACCCGTCGCAAGTGCAGGCGTGCCGATCCCACAAGTGAGGGCACTCGGAGAAATCGGACACCGTTTTATAGTCCTTTCGCATGAAGTAGAGGAGGTAATGCCGTTCTGGATGCTGGAGAGCGATCTGTTCGTGCAAGGTGTCCGACAACTTGCCAATAACCCCGAAGTCGTCGGACTCGGGGGGTTTACTGTCCAAGGCGCAACACAAGGGTTAGGATACCTTGATCGGCTTGTCAGCGCAAGTCTCAATTGGGATATCAATCTTGACCATTATCAACTCCTCCGAAATGAGTTGGTAGCCCGATACGGAAACCCCGAAGCCGCGGCACACATTCTCAGCGCCTTGCGAGTCAACGGATGGAACATGGCAAGTTATTTCTCAGATTATGCTGGATCCTTGACCGTTGGGGGCACTTATGGCAGCGGCTCTGCTGGACTCGCAACACGGTTCTGGACCTTGATTGGACCGCGGGCTGTTGAAGATACGTTGGCTATCCCAGAACTGGACATCGCAAGACTCGCCGTAAATCGGTTCACTGCACTTTTGGCACCACAACAGCAAGCCGCAAACGAGATGCGAGTAGCGAGTGAGATCGCAGAACCTTTTGATGTGGAAGCGACCGAGGATTTACGAGATGCCGTTCGCTTGATGGAACTCTGGGTGCTTTTCTTTGAAAGTCGAGCCAAGTTGGTGGAAGCAATAGCACTCGGCTATGAACCCGGGACGGAAGAAACGATCCGTTCAAAAATCACGAGTGCAATAGAATTTTCAAAGTCTATACAACCACATATTAGAGGGATTGAGGAATTTATCCCGCTCTTCGGGTATTCGCACCGGACGATTGAAGCAGAGTTACTGAGTGCCTTAAACGCAGAAGTTGCTTGGTTAACGAGTTTCGATTATAAAACGCTCCAGAAACACGATGCGGGTTTCTCACCCGAGGAAACCCCTTTCCGAATTTGGGATGTTCACAACTATCCGAATCCTCTGAAAGAAGAAACAACGTTTACCTATCAATTATCGTTGGATGCAGATGAAGTTTCTGTTAAAATTTACACCACATCCGGACGGGTCGTGAATATCTTGAAAGGGGCTTCTGGGAATGAAGGCTACAACGAATTTATGTGGGATGCCCGAGACGCTGACGGTATATTGCTTGCCAATGGTGTCTATTTTTTCAGGATACGTGCTGTCGTCGGAGACCAGACAGCACAGACATTCGGACGTTTAGCAGTGTTACGGTGA
- a CDS encoding phytanoyl-CoA dioxygenase family protein gives MELTEYQVNFFNTFGYLAIPGMFAPSEMEWIIEEFEISIQECGGGKDHDGTRRTMFGGPIEHRPRLCTLLDDERVKGLIGGVIGKDFNYAGGDGNYYTGDTGWHPDGSWGCLFACKVAFYLDPLTKDTGCLRIIPGSQNPAHFVRAEKIDPNQSEALYGIHPRDFPTSIALESTPGDVVIFNHDTYHAAFGGGTRRRMFTMNCTQHCTTEPDLETLHQYLSVHSAGGYNIETGAGMYFPTMVDTADTERQTHLQQCSDIHDELFPQYARRA, from the coding sequence ATGGAATTGACAGAATATCAGGTGAATTTTTTCAATACCTTCGGCTATCTTGCAATACCCGGCATGTTTGCCCCAAGCGAGATGGAATGGATTATCGAAGAATTTGAAATATCAATCCAAGAATGTGGGGGCGGCAAAGATCATGATGGAACACGCCGCACAATGTTCGGGGGCCCGATTGAACATCGGCCTCGCCTCTGCACGTTGCTCGACGATGAACGGGTTAAAGGACTCATTGGGGGTGTGATCGGTAAAGACTTCAACTACGCTGGCGGCGACGGGAACTATTACACCGGCGACACCGGTTGGCATCCGGATGGCAGTTGGGGATGCCTCTTCGCGTGTAAGGTGGCGTTTTACCTCGATCCCTTGACGAAAGACACCGGATGTTTACGTATCATTCCCGGCAGCCAAAACCCCGCACACTTTGTCAGAGCGGAAAAGATTGACCCAAATCAATCAGAGGCGTTATACGGTATCCATCCGCGTGATTTTCCGACCAGCATCGCTTTGGAAAGCACACCCGGTGATGTCGTGATTTTCAACCATGACACCTATCATGCAGCGTTTGGAGGCGGAACCCGACGGCGGATGTTCACGATGAATTGCACGCAACATTGCACGACCGAACCGGATTTAGAAACGCTGCATCAGTACTTAAGCGTCCATTCGGCAGGCGGATATAACATTGAAACGGGCGCGGGAATGTATTTCCCGACAATGGTTGACACTGCAGACACCGAACGACAGACCCATCTCCAGCAATGTAGCGACATTCATGACGAATTGTTTCCGCAATATGCCCGACGCGCATAG
- a CDS encoding amidohydrolase has product MAKTEARKQQQKPSVIDCDVHNTLASETVLYPYLSERWRKHHGMVGTTDRVGAYIPRAHPFGARYDAWTPSGQRPGSDLDFLREQLLDAFNIEYGILNCLTPVCEMPNLAFAAAWASAVNDWQIEEWLEKEPRLRASIIVACDDAEFATAEINRVADHPGFVQILLLARTMEPLGRRRYWKMYETAVQHDLPIGIHFTGVGVGPITAVGRPSHYIEDHAGMTQAFQTQVTSLVCEGVFEQFPTLKVALIEGGFAWLPPLMWRLDRAWKKLRDEVPELKRLPSEYIREHFWITTQPIEEPPKQEYFDQLLAQLDLDDRLMFATDYPHWDFDSPDQALPKSLSPTLRRKIMAENARALYKMPISAAT; this is encoded by the coding sequence ATGGCAAAAACAGAGGCACGCAAACAACAGCAGAAACCATCAGTTATTGACTGTGATGTGCATAACACCCTCGCTTCCGAGACGGTGTTGTATCCCTATCTCTCCGAACGGTGGCGGAAACATCACGGTATGGTCGGGACAACCGACCGCGTCGGCGCATATATCCCTCGCGCCCACCCCTTCGGTGCGAGATACGATGCATGGACCCCCTCCGGGCAACGTCCCGGCTCCGATCTCGATTTCCTACGTGAGCAGTTATTGGACGCATTCAACATCGAATACGGTATCCTCAACTGCTTGACTCCGGTCTGCGAGATGCCCAATCTCGCCTTCGCCGCGGCGTGGGCAAGTGCTGTGAACGACTGGCAGATTGAGGAATGGCTTGAAAAAGAACCGAGACTCCGCGCCTCCATCATCGTCGCATGCGACGACGCAGAATTCGCCACTGCCGAGATCAATAGAGTGGCTGACCATCCGGGGTTCGTGCAAATACTCCTGCTCGCTCGCACGATGGAACCTTTAGGAAGACGGAGATACTGGAAGATGTATGAAACGGCAGTCCAGCACGACCTTCCCATCGGTATCCATTTCACCGGTGTCGGTGTCGGACCGATTACCGCTGTCGGGAGACCCTCACACTACATTGAAGACCACGCCGGAATGACACAGGCATTTCAGACACAGGTAACGAGTCTCGTCTGCGAAGGAGTCTTTGAACAATTCCCGACGCTCAAGGTAGCTCTCATTGAGGGCGGTTTCGCGTGGCTACCCCCGTTGATGTGGCGACTGGATCGGGCATGGAAAAAACTACGGGACGAGGTACCTGAGCTGAAACGGTTGCCTTCTGAGTACATCCGGGAACACTTCTGGATTACAACACAGCCGATTGAAGAACCACCCAAACAGGAATACTTCGATCAACTGCTCGCGCAACTCGACTTGGATGATAGGTTGATGTTCGCAACCGATTATCCGCATTGGGATTTCGATTCTCCCGATCAAGCACTCCCGAAAAGTCTCTCTCCAACGCTCAGGCGCAAAATCATGGCAGAAAATGCTCGCGCCCTCTACAAGATGCCTATCTCGGCAGCCACCTAA
- a CDS encoding phytanoyl-CoA dioxygenase family protein: protein MEFVQLTDAQREEFEENGYLIVRSVLDSDMIDRLTEAGDRLMVSFEYNGYYAHKRDGLVQEPVFAELTSQTTAIPLIIQLLGTNIHITNTALIYKHPQPPEQLESRGWHRDAGIFLDLGYKNCPRVGLKVGYCLTDFTVPNSGGTLFVPKSHLSDEPLGIPEGEIDPIEPCDEPVLRAGDAFFFENRIYHAAGVNFTENVAKVVIYGYHYAWLKPEPYLLYYNDTLQPEASVMENLDDLGNQFLGGGGGAAAAWAAAHNLQFEEVPHVVTIF, encoded by the coding sequence ATGGAATTCGTCCAGTTGACAGACGCACAACGTGAGGAATTTGAGGAGAACGGATACCTTATCGTGCGGTCGGTACTTGACAGCGACATGATAGATCGTTTGACTGAGGCAGGAGACCGACTCATGGTGTCGTTTGAATACAATGGCTACTATGCGCATAAGCGGGACGGTTTGGTGCAGGAGCCTGTCTTCGCAGAACTCACATCGCAGACAACAGCGATTCCCTTAATCATCCAACTGCTTGGCACAAATATCCATATCACGAATACTGCACTCATCTACAAACACCCACAACCGCCTGAGCAACTGGAGAGCCGTGGATGGCATCGAGATGCGGGTATATTTTTAGACCTCGGATACAAGAATTGCCCACGCGTCGGCTTGAAAGTCGGCTACTGTTTGACGGATTTCACCGTGCCGAATTCTGGTGGGACGCTGTTTGTTCCAAAAAGCCATCTATCCGACGAACCGTTGGGTATCCCTGAAGGCGAAATTGATCCAATCGAACCCTGCGATGAACCCGTCTTGCGTGCAGGCGATGCGTTTTTCTTTGAAAACCGAATCTATCACGCCGCCGGTGTCAACTTTACGGAGAATGTCGCTAAGGTTGTTATCTACGGATACCACTACGCATGGCTCAAGCCGGAACCTTATTTATTATATTACAACGACACACTGCAACCTGAAGCGTCGGTGATGGAGAACCTTGACGATCTTGGCAATCAATTTCTTGGTGGCGGCGGGGGTGCAGCGGCGGCGTGGGCAGCAGCACATAATTTGCAGTTTGAGGAAGTCCCACACGTCGTGACAATTTTTTAA
- a CDS encoding PorV/PorQ family protein — MLFPAVAAATFNNIGVGARPLGLGGAFVALADDSNAADYNAAGLGYINDIHFSVTHAQRFNGLITYNTASGILPFGRLGAIGASLGVLAEDSEVYREQTLRLSYGNALFKQFAIGANLKLFGTAFDEANEFVAENPYFVNTSSSAVSFDLGVIAKPFQSLSLGASIENLLPADMSISDTQTDPVPLNIRAGLAYKLASIAEMSAQGAAVSNLLRGSLGSFQVASRNGEIYIRTGIEVWLNRSVAVRGGYGVKSGSSSATTLSFGGSAKLPISGTALQIDYGFQLLSGNFQNNTTQRFSLNLLL, encoded by the coding sequence TTGCTTTTTCCTGCGGTCGCCGCTGCTACATTCAATAATATTGGTGTCGGCGCGAGACCGTTAGGTTTAGGCGGAGCGTTTGTCGCACTTGCCGATGATAGTAACGCTGCGGATTACAACGCCGCAGGATTGGGTTATATTAATGATATACACTTCAGTGTGACACACGCACAACGCTTTAATGGACTTATCACTTACAACACTGCCAGTGGCATTCTCCCATTCGGGAGGTTGGGGGCAATTGGCGCCAGTCTCGGTGTTTTAGCAGAGGACTCCGAAGTGTATCGTGAGCAGACGTTGCGCCTCTCTTATGGAAATGCGCTTTTCAAACAATTCGCAATCGGTGCGAATCTAAAACTCTTCGGCACTGCTTTTGACGAGGCAAACGAATTCGTCGCAGAGAATCCATATTTCGTCAATACCTCCAGTTCAGCCGTTTCTTTTGATCTCGGCGTAATCGCAAAACCTTTTCAGAGTCTGAGTCTTGGGGCATCCATAGAGAACTTGCTCCCTGCGGATATGAGCATATCCGACACCCAAACAGATCCAGTGCCGTTAAACATTCGGGCGGGTTTGGCGTACAAACTTGCGTCCATCGCGGAGATGAGTGCACAAGGTGCCGCAGTCAGCAACTTGTTAAGAGGCAGTCTTGGGAGTTTTCAGGTAGCGTCTCGCAATGGCGAAATTTATATACGCACAGGCATAGAAGTCTGGTTGAACAGATCCGTTGCTGTTCGTGGCGGTTATGGTGTGAAAAGCGGGAGCAGTTCAGCAACGACCCTAAGTTTCGGTGGAAGTGCTAAACTTCCAATCAGTGGGACTGCCCTCCAGATCGATTATGGGTTTCAACTGCTCAGTGGAAATTTTCAAAACAATACAACACAGCGGTTCTCTCTGAATCTGTTACTCTAA
- a CDS encoding protein-L-isoaspartate(D-aspartate) O-methyltransferase, with translation MLFAKNYTTLRRKMVRNQIEARGIHNPRVLAVMRKVERHLFVKPQYLNVAYQDGALPIDCDQTISQPYIVALMTDLLQLTLTSKVLEIGTGCGYQTAVLAELAREVYSVEIIPGLVKSAKARLEALDYRNVHLKKGDGYYGWQEHAPYDAVLVAAAPPNVPKRLIQQLKPGGRMVIPVGGSEQNLLLIQKGRQTDENSGLSLETTEIIPVRFVPMIGGLN, from the coding sequence ATGCTCTTCGCCAAGAACTACACGACACTACGTCGCAAAATGGTTCGAAATCAGATTGAAGCGCGTGGCATCCACAATCCGCGAGTCCTCGCTGTTATGCGGAAGGTGGAGCGGCATCTGTTTGTAAAACCGCAGTATCTGAATGTGGCATATCAGGATGGGGCGTTACCGATCGATTGTGATCAAACGATCTCGCAACCCTATATCGTGGCATTGATGACGGATTTGCTTCAGCTCACCCTAACTTCAAAAGTTCTTGAGATCGGAACGGGGTGTGGCTATCAAACAGCGGTGCTGGCAGAATTGGCGAGAGAGGTTTATTCCGTTGAGATTATACCCGGACTGGTCAAAAGTGCGAAAGCGCGATTAGAGGCACTCGACTATCGGAACGTTCATCTCAAAAAAGGAGATGGGTATTACGGTTGGCAAGAACACGCCCCTTATGATGCTGTGCTTGTCGCGGCAGCACCTCCGAACGTGCCGAAGCGACTCATTCAGCAACTCAAACCCGGCGGTAGGATGGTAATCCCTGTCGGCGGTTCCGAGCAAAATCTCCTTTTAATTCAAAAAGGACGCCAAACCGATGAGAATTCAGGATTATCTCTCGAAACCACTGAGATTATTCCTGTCCGTTTTGTCCCGATGATAGGTGGACTGAATTAA
- the sppA gene encoding signal peptide peptidase SppA: MVPVLFRKHLGHIGRNVISAVFICGISTLCVAAPPKARTHLPSSSIAMSDDALATFFNPAGLAAGRGLNLYYLRTYQSDWAGDDAFFLAVPGAGFGIEFGTADADTDFTRYTFSGGYHLGSTLYWGTSYSWMNSDNTGYDRFRSLSMGLMYRRRYFSIGATARDLNRPKLLGEKLGRTYDLGVALRPGTWRATLSIDMQKTQGIEGVELQYALEVRPIREFMLRGTVNNDLSFDVRFGVNIGNWGFGTGNAFDNNREAWSGVGYFHFSNAPIAKPLPRRRTFLDLPMRSIQRVLPIAKWDDDVAGVLVRINGSGYGIAQLQEMSDAILDFRESGRIVLCYLSNCSTGDYIVASVCDGILIHPSAEVRLIGIRTERSFYKGALDMLGIRADLEHFGEYKSASEAFTRREMSEAHREIQNIILDDLYEQLVTAIGTGRGWTRENVKERIDAGPYTARQAFAIELVDRLVYEDELHDVVTELTDAKTDLVPLSGYLRSGLSPQEWQVPKPKIAIIKAEGLMLTGDSFVDPLMGTQVMGADTITDIIKWVKDDDSIKAVVLRIDSGGGLVVAADIIWRELIKLKEVKPFVVSMGNVAASGGYYIAAPANVIVAEPGTITGSIGVVGGKYSFKGLYEKLGIRKEILKRGEHADFYTDYGDYPLAEKAIVQKQIKEIYGDFVKKVALGRTELTVEDVDRLGRGRIWSGRQAKENGLVDELGGLSLAIAIAREHAELGGKSVEVVEFPKKTWMSQLLNNLGLPLISLLREGFVTPNSFKNSVPQVSSVGNLRTEDKDVETESRLQFITQYGGLSTTARLLNIIRKHRLFLLMPYHISVE, translated from the coding sequence ATGGTTCCAGTTTTATTTCGCAAGCATTTAGGGCATATCGGTAGAAATGTTATCTCCGCAGTGTTCATTTGTGGGATAAGCACATTGTGTGTCGCTGCGCCGCCAAAGGCGCGTACCCACTTGCCTTCAAGCTCCATTGCTATGAGCGATGATGCCCTCGCTACCTTCTTTAATCCAGCCGGACTTGCCGCGGGACGCGGCCTGAATTTATACTACCTCCGAACATATCAAAGCGATTGGGCTGGCGACGATGCGTTCTTTCTTGCTGTCCCAGGCGCAGGTTTCGGTATAGAATTCGGCACCGCCGATGCCGATACCGATTTCACGCGCTATACATTTTCGGGGGGGTATCACCTCGGAAGTACACTCTATTGGGGAACGAGTTATAGTTGGATGAATTCGGACAATACGGGATATGACAGATTCCGTTCGCTCTCCATGGGTTTAATGTATCGACGACGTTATTTCTCGATTGGCGCAACGGCACGCGATCTCAATCGTCCTAAATTGCTTGGAGAAAAACTCGGACGTACTTACGATTTAGGGGTAGCACTCCGTCCGGGAACCTGGCGCGCAACGCTCTCAATTGACATGCAGAAAACGCAAGGTATTGAGGGTGTAGAACTCCAGTACGCTTTGGAGGTCCGTCCTATTCGCGAATTCATGCTCCGTGGCACCGTAAATAACGACCTGAGCTTTGATGTGCGTTTCGGTGTAAATATCGGAAATTGGGGATTTGGAACCGGGAACGCCTTTGACAACAATCGAGAAGCATGGTCGGGTGTTGGCTATTTTCATTTTTCCAATGCACCGATAGCCAAACCGCTGCCCCGCCGCAGGACGTTCCTTGACTTACCAATGCGCTCCATCCAACGGGTCCTACCTATCGCAAAATGGGATGACGATGTCGCTGGGGTTCTTGTCCGCATCAACGGAAGTGGTTACGGTATTGCGCAGCTGCAAGAGATGTCAGATGCCATCTTGGATTTTAGGGAGTCTGGCCGTATTGTGCTCTGCTATCTCTCTAATTGTTCCACTGGCGACTATATTGTCGCGTCTGTGTGTGACGGTATTCTGATCCATCCATCTGCTGAGGTCCGGTTAATTGGTATACGCACGGAGCGTTCCTTCTACAAAGGCGCGTTAGACATGCTCGGTATTCGGGCGGATCTTGAGCATTTCGGTGAATATAAATCCGCATCCGAGGCGTTCACTCGGCGCGAAATGTCCGAAGCACACCGCGAGATCCAAAACATCATTTTGGATGACCTCTATGAACAACTCGTAACGGCAATCGGAACCGGACGTGGATGGACGCGTGAAAACGTCAAAGAACGTATCGACGCTGGACCTTACACAGCACGTCAAGCCTTTGCGATTGAACTGGTGGATAGACTCGTCTATGAAGATGAATTGCATGATGTTGTGACTGAACTCACTGATGCCAAAACCGATTTAGTGCCGCTGAGTGGATACCTAAGAAGTGGACTGTCCCCACAAGAGTGGCAGGTGCCAAAACCGAAGATCGCAATCATTAAGGCTGAAGGATTGATGTTGACGGGTGATAGTTTCGTCGATCCCTTAATGGGCACTCAGGTGATGGGAGCGGACACAATTACAGATATTATCAAGTGGGTAAAAGACGACGATTCCATAAAAGCAGTTGTGTTGCGAATTGACAGTGGCGGTGGGCTTGTTGTTGCCGCTGATATTATATGGCGTGAGTTGATAAAACTCAAAGAGGTGAAACCATTCGTGGTGTCAATGGGGAATGTGGCGGCATCAGGTGGGTATTACATCGCTGCGCCCGCGAACGTGATCGTTGCTGAACCTGGAACAATTACGGGGTCTATCGGCGTTGTTGGCGGTAAGTATAGTTTCAAAGGGCTTTATGAAAAACTCGGCATCCGTAAAGAGATCCTCAAACGGGGAGAGCACGCTGATTTTTACACAGATTACGGGGACTATCCACTTGCTGAAAAAGCGATCGTCCAGAAACAGATTAAAGAGATTTATGGCGATTTCGTTAAAAAGGTGGCGCTCGGGCGGACCGAACTCACAGTCGAGGATGTAGATAGACTGGGGCGAGGACGCATCTGGTCAGGTAGACAAGCAAAGGAGAATGGACTTGTGGACGAGTTGGGTGGTTTAAGCCTCGCTATCGCAATCGCGCGAGAGCACGCAGAATTGGGTGGAAAATCAGTTGAGGTCGTCGAATTTCCGAAAAAGACATGGATGTCACAACTACTCAACAACCTCGGACTTCCGTTAATCTCGTTATTGCGGGAGGGGTTTGTAACCCCGAATTCCTTTAAGAACAGTGTTCCACAGGTCTCCTCTGTAGGAAACTTGCGCACGGAGGATAAAGATGTGGAGACTGAGTCTCGGCTGCAGTTTATTACACAGTACGGTGGCTTGAGCACCACCGCGAGACTCCTAAATATAATCAGGAAACATCGATTATTTCTGCTCATGCCTTATCATATAAGTGTGGAATAG